The following are encoded in a window of Pseudomonas graminis genomic DNA:
- the sctV gene encoding type III secretion system export apparatus subunit SctV, translating into MDRVINLLNAIAHAAMRRSEIVGAFVVIAIVFMMITPLPTGLVDVLIAINICISCLLIMLAMHLPRPLAFSTFPAVLLLTTMFRLALSISTTRLILLNQDAGHIVEAFGQFVVGGNLAVGLVIFLILTVVNFLVITKGSERVAEVGARFTLDAMPGKQMSIDSDLRANLISVHEARKRRAELGKESQLFGAMDGAMKFVNGDAIASLIIVAINMIGGIAIGVVQHNMTAGDALQVYTVLTIGDGLIAQIPALLISVTCGMIITRVPSGENGVEANIGREIAEQITSQPKAWIIAAVAMLGFAALPGMPTAVFVVISIICGVGGLLQLHRAKPKAEQAQAVAVAPEMNGREDLRTFSPSRQFVLHFHPSQNPAQIEALVSEIRQRRNRLVVQYGLTLPSFIIETSELLPPDEFRFSVYEVPLLRATLSQTHVAVDARSVEGSPESASLESAVYGSLEREEGQWLWLPTDAPQLQEAHIERIDATTLIIERMERALQSCGPQFIGLQETKAILGWLESEQPELAQEMQRVLPLARFSAVLQRLASECVPLRAIRVIAETLIEHGQHEREVTVLADYVRIALKSQIYHQYCGPEGLLVWVLTPESEGILRDGLRQTQTETFFALDNETSQLLVQQLHIAFPLRTPQRAVLLVAQDLRSPLRTLLQEEFYHVPVLSFAEISNAAQVKVLGRFDLEDDFESDHEDDPHALDNEYAA; encoded by the coding sequence ATGGATCGTGTCATTAACCTGCTCAATGCGATCGCGCACGCCGCCATGCGCCGCTCGGAAATCGTCGGTGCGTTCGTGGTCATCGCGATTGTGTTCATGATGATCACGCCGCTGCCGACGGGTCTGGTGGACGTGCTGATCGCCATCAACATCTGCATCTCGTGCCTGTTGATCATGCTGGCGATGCACCTGCCGCGCCCGTTGGCGTTCTCGACGTTTCCGGCGGTGCTGCTGCTGACGACGATGTTTCGACTGGCGCTGTCGATCTCCACCACCCGCCTGATCCTGCTCAACCAGGACGCCGGGCACATCGTCGAGGCGTTCGGCCAGTTCGTGGTCGGCGGCAACCTGGCGGTGGGCCTGGTGATCTTCCTGATCCTCACCGTGGTCAACTTTCTGGTGATCACCAAAGGTTCGGAGCGGGTGGCGGAAGTGGGCGCGCGGTTCACCCTCGACGCCATGCCGGGCAAGCAGATGTCCATCGACAGTGACCTGCGCGCCAACCTGATCAGCGTCCACGAAGCGCGCAAACGACGTGCCGAACTGGGCAAGGAAAGTCAGCTGTTCGGCGCCATGGACGGGGCCATGAAGTTCGTCAACGGCGACGCCATCGCCAGCCTGATCATCGTCGCGATCAACATGATCGGCGGCATCGCCATCGGCGTGGTGCAGCACAACATGACCGCCGGCGACGCCTTGCAGGTCTACACCGTGCTGACCATCGGCGACGGCCTGATCGCACAGATCCCGGCGCTGCTGATTTCGGTCACTTGCGGCATGATCATCACCCGCGTGCCCAGCGGCGAGAACGGCGTCGAAGCCAACATAGGCCGGGAGATTGCCGAGCAGATCACCAGCCAGCCCAAGGCGTGGATCATTGCCGCGGTGGCCATGCTGGGATTTGCCGCGCTGCCGGGCATGCCGACGGCAGTATTCGTGGTCATCTCGATCATCTGCGGGGTCGGCGGCCTGCTCCAGCTGCACCGCGCCAAGCCCAAGGCCGAGCAGGCCCAGGCCGTGGCCGTTGCGCCGGAAATGAACGGCCGCGAAGACCTGCGCACCTTCTCCCCCAGCCGCCAGTTCGTGTTGCATTTTCACCCCAGCCAGAACCCCGCGCAGATCGAGGCGCTGGTCAGCGAAATCCGTCAGCGGCGCAATCGGCTGGTGGTGCAATACGGCCTGACCCTGCCCTCCTTCATCATCGAAACCAGCGAGCTGCTGCCGCCGGACGAGTTTCGCTTTTCGGTCTACGAAGTGCCGCTGCTCCGGGCCACGCTCAGCCAGACCCACGTCGCGGTCGACGCACGTTCTGTAGAAGGCTCCCCGGAGTCGGCCTCGCTGGAATCGGCGGTGTACGGCAGCCTGGAGCGCGAGGAAGGTCAGTGGCTGTGGCTGCCGACCGACGCCCCGCAATTGCAGGAAGCCCACATCGAGCGCATCGACGCGACCACGCTGATCATCGAGCGCATGGAACGCGCGCTGCAATCGTGCGGGCCGCAGTTCATCGGCCTGCAGGAAACCAAGGCGATTCTCGGCTGGCTGGAGTCGGAGCAGCCGGAGCTTGCCCAGGAAATGCAGCGGGTGCTGCCGCTGGCGCGCTTCTCGGCGGTGCTGCAACGGCTGGCATCGGAATGCGTGCCGCTGCGGGCGATCCGCGTGATCGCCGAAACCCTCATCGAGCACGGTCAGCACGAGCGCGAGGTCACGGTGCTCGCCGACTACGTGCGCATCGCCCTGAAGTCGCAGATCTACCACCAGTATTGCGGCCCCGAGGGCCTGCTGGTCTGGGTACTGACGCCAGAAAGCGAAGGCATTCTGCGCGACGGCCTGCGCCAGACCCAGACCGAAACCTTCTTCGCGCTGGACAACGAAACCAGCCAGTTGCTGGTGCAGCAACTGCATATCGCCTTTCCCCTGCGCACCCCCCAGCGCGCGGTGTTGCTGGTCGCTCAGGATTTGCGCAGCCCGCTGCGGACCTTGCTGCAGGAGGAGTTCTATCACGTGCCGGTGCTGTCGTTTGCCGAAATC